The window ACAATGACGGCTCCGAAGCTGAGGCCTGTGGCAACGCGACCCGCTGTGTCGCCGATGTCATCATGGACGAGCTGGGCCGCGATACCGTGGTGATTGAAACCGTCGCCGGCCTGCTGAAGGCGGAACGCCTGGCCGATGGTCAAATCTCCGTCGATATGGGCATGCCAAAGCTTGAGTGGGATCAGATCCCGCTGTCTGAGGAAACCGACACTGCCCGCCTGCCGCTGGCCATTGGCCCGCTGCATCACGGTGTGGCCGTCAATGTTGGTAACCCACACGCTGTTCACTTCGTCCCCGATATTGAGGCCGTGCCGCTTGAGCGCCTTGGCCCGGTGATCGAGCATGACGAGTTGTTCCCAGAGCGGACCAATGTGGAAGCCGCCCAAGTGCTGAACCGTAAGACGATCCGCATGCGGGTTTGGGAACGCGCCGTTGGTGTGACCCAGGCTTGTGGGTCTGCTGCTTGCGCGACCCTGGTTGCCGCTGTGCGCCGTGATCTCACCGACCGTAAGGCTGAGCTGCTGCTGGATGGCGGTTGCCTGACCCTGGAGTGGCGTGAGGAAGACGACCACATCGTGATGACCGGCCCGGTCACTTACGTGGCGGAGGGAACCCTCAGCCCGGGTGCCTTGGGAAACGCCAAACATAAACCGACGCCCAAACTGGCCGCGTCGGCTTAAGTCTTCATCGAAACTGCTATAGTTCAACGATCATGACCGGGACCGATGCCAAAGACAAAGGCGCGGCGGGGCCGGAGATCGTTACCTTCGGCTGCCGCCTCAACGCCTATGAGAGTGAGGTGATGCGTGACCATGCCCAAGCTGCGGGCATGGATGACGTGATCATCGTCAATACCTGTGCCGTCACGGCAGAGGCGGAGCGGCAGGCCCGGCAGACCATCCGCAAATTGGTGCGCGATCGCGGTGACAAACGCGTCATCGTCACCGGCTGTGCCGCCCAGATTGATCCCGACACCTATGCCGGGATTGAGGGGGTGGCCGCCGTCATTGGCAATGATGCCAAGATGAAGCGCGAGAGCTGGTCAAACACGCTGCTCAAGCCCGCTGACGAACCGGTG is drawn from Alphaproteobacteria bacterium SS10 and contains these coding sequences:
- a CDS encoding diaminopimelate epimerase, with amino-acid sequence MENDLTFRKMHGLGNDFVIIDGRHLTAQTAGLSKDQVRLISDRRLGLGCDQLITMERPATMSADADVYMRILNNDGSEAEACGNATRCVADVIMDELGRDTVVIETVAGLLKAERLADGQISVDMGMPKLEWDQIPLSEETDTARLPLAIGPLHHGVAVNVGNPHAVHFVPDIEAVPLERLGPVIEHDELFPERTNVEAAQVLNRKTIRMRVWERAVGVTQACGSAACATLVAAVRRDLTDRKAELLLDGGCLTLEWREEDDHIVMTGPVTYVAEGTLSPGALGNAKHKPTPKLAASA